The following coding sequences are from one Anolis sagrei isolate rAnoSag1 chromosome 6, rAnoSag1.mat, whole genome shotgun sequence window:
- the CMTM5 gene encoding CKLF-like MARVEL transmembrane domain-containing protein 5 has translation MRGNRAGCQVDGEEQTPPFISSWAFFFLSRFLPPSASTIHPSQQQQQEHRGGRMGEHEDPAGGLQGFALDKEFLTSPKGILMEAELGLCFLVFLLLTASISAYMGAALLEVLVTLAFLALRATHYYERLTRVNWPCLDFLRCVSAAIVFTVVAFAVIAASHEGSAVSAFVFSLILIAVFCFDAYKTYRAEMGSEQDPDLG, from the exons ATGCGTGGAAACCGGGCCGGGTGCCAGGTGGACGGGGAAGAACAGACACCCCCTTTCATCTCCTCTTGggccttttttttcctttcccgcttcctcccaccctccgcttccaccatccatccttcccaacagcagcagcaggagcacaGAGGAGGCAGGATGGGGGAGCACGAAGACCCGGCTGGGGGGCTGCAAGGCTTCGCCCTAGACAAGGAGTTCCTGACTTCCCCCAAGGGGATCCTCATGGAGGCAGAGCTG GGTCTCTGCTTTTTGGTGTTCTTACTCCTGACAGCGTCCATCTCGGCCTACATGGGGGCTGCTCTTCTGGAAGTGTTGGTGACATTGGCATTCCTGGCACTGCGAGCGACACACTACTACGAGAGGCTGACCAGAGTCAATTGGCCTTGTTTG GACTTCCTTCGCTGCGTCAGTGCTGCCATCGTCTTCACGGTCGTGGCCTTCGCTGTCATTGCTGCCAGTCATGAGGGATCTGCAGTCTCGGCCTTT GTCTTCAGCCTTATCCTCATTGCTGTCTTCTGCTTCGATGCCTACAAAACCTACAGGGCAGAAATGGGCTCGGAACAAG ACCCAGACCTTGGCTGA